TTGACCCTTCGCCCGGGGCAAAGGCGGCCAACACCTGGCCTTCACTCGCCAGGTAGAGCGGATCGTACCCCAGAATCTCGCAAACGGAACGCACCGGGTCGCGGACCGGAATCATCGCTTCCTGCAGGCGAACCGTATGGCCGGTAGCTTTGGCGATATCGTGGGACACGGTCGCCAGCCCCCCACGCGTGGGATCACGCATGAACTTCAAGCCGGGGAGGCCGCAAAGGATCCGGGTGATGGGAAGCACGCTGGCGGCGTCGGAAATCAGGTCCCCCGAAAGGCCGAACTGCTCGCGTGCCAGCAGCACTGCCGTGCCGTGATCGCCTACGGCTCCGCTGACCACCAGCTCATCGCCCTCCCGGAGCGAGTCCAGCCCCAGGTTCAGTCCCGGCGGCCGGATGCCAATCCCGGTCGTCGCAAAATAGATGCCTCCACCCTGCCCTCTGCGCAGAACCTTGGTGTCACCCGCCACGATGCGCACATCGCATTCCTGACACGCGCACGCCATGCTGGCAACGACCCGGATCAGAAGGTCCATCGGTACACCTTCCTCGATAAAGGCGTTCAGCGTGAGATACACCGGGGTCGCTCCAGAGACCGCGAGGTCATTGACGGTTCCGTGTATGCACAGGCTGCCGATGTCACCGCCCGGAAACTCCAGGGGATCGACCGTGAAACCGTCGGTCGTGACCATCCAGTCACCGGACAGTTCAGTCGCGGGCAAACAGGAAGCGTCCGCGGCAGTGTCCAGCACATCGTTGCCCAGGTGGCGCTGAAAC
The genomic region above belongs to Methyloterricola oryzae and contains:
- the hypE gene encoding hydrogenase expression/formation protein HypE — protein: MTTPLQDRHVSLAHGNGGRLMRELIEHVFQRHLGNDVLDTAADASCLPATELSGDWMVTTDGFTVDPLEFPGGDIGSLCIHGTVNDLAVSGATPVYLTLNAFIEEGVPMDLLIRVVASMACACQECDVRIVAGDTKVLRRGQGGGIYFATTGIGIRPPGLNLGLDSLREGDELVVSGAVGDHGTAVLLAREQFGLSGDLISDAASVLPITRILCGLPGLKFMRDPTRGGLATVSHDIAKATGHTVRLQEAMIPVRDPVRSVCEILGYDPLYLASEGQVLAAFAPGEGSKAVQALHAAGYMEAAQIGRVEGEKALVVLETPIGGERVLNELENDPLPRIC